The Sporocytophaga myxococcoides genome contains the following window.
CGTTAAACGGTTTTACGAGACTGCCAATTAATGATGTAGGAATTGAATATGATGATTTTTCTGATCGTATTGAACTAAAAGGGAGGGGTTTTTCAGTAGATCTTACTGAAGCTTCCAGTGGCTTTCAATCTCTGGTACCATTATACATTGTATCGCAATTTTTGGCAAACAGAGTCAGAAAGAAAGGGAATAATAGTAAGGAGCCTATGAGTAGCGAGGAATTAGAAAGATTTAAGAAGGGCATAGAAGAAATTTATACCAATGAGGATTTTTCGGAAGAGCAAAAACGAGCTGCTATTTCCGTACTAACTTCCAGGTTTAATAAAACAGCTTTCATAAACATAGTTGAAGAACCAGAGCAAAATCTTTTTCCTGCATCTCAATGGCAAATGCTACAGAGCTTATTGAAATTTAACAACATGAGTCCTGGAAATAAACTGATAATGACGACTCACAGTCCATATATCATTAATTTTTTAAGCATTGCCATACAAGGTTTTGAACTCAAAAGAAAAATTGAACAATCAGGAAAATCAGACAAACTTTTGTCGAGGTTAAAAAACGTTATTTCACTTGATGCTCTTATTCCATCAGAAGATTCTGTAGTTTACCAATTAGACGAACATAAAGGGACTATTCAGAAACTTTCTTCACCGGAAGGTATACCATCAGATAGAAATTATTTGAATGATATGCTAAGAGAAGGAAATATTTTGTTTGATACATTACTCGAAATAGAAGAAGAAATCTGATATGAATTTTTTTGATAAAACTTGTCAGGAACCTCCCATCAATCATGTAAAATTCGGAATCTGTGATGATGAGGGTGGAGGAAAAGCATACACGGACCTAACTGATGAAGCTAAATGGATTGCTACAATTGTTAATGAAAATGAGCTTTCTCTTACATTCACTGCAATTGATAAATGTGTAATAAAAGATGGGGAAGAAACTGGAAGGGGGAGATGTGATGGGATGTTAACCTCTTCAAATCATCTTTACTTAATGGAACTTAAATGTGTAAAGAAAGGTGGGGAGTGGAAACAAGGAGCAATAGAGCAATTGGTATCTACAATCCAATTTTTGTATGAGTATCACGAGGAAGAGGTAGTAAAGTTCAGACACAAAAAGGCATTTGCTTGTAATAAACGAGTTCCCAGATTTCAGGAAATTGATAATGAATACAACAAGTGGTTTTGGAGGACATATGGTTTTAGGATAGATGTCCAGGCTGAGATAATTGTGGTT
Protein-coding sequences here:
- a CDS encoding AAA family ATPase; protein product: MSRIRVKNFGPIKEGYQENDGWMDIKKVTTFIGNQGSGKSTVAKLISTFMWIEKALYRGDFTNDPSNYSDIFSFKRLGYHRLQNYFQYTQGSESILEFEGVSFNIRYESGDLSIEKIDKKHYELPQIMYVPAERNFISYVESPKELKLSSESLTEFLTEFNRAKDALNGFTRLPINDVGIEYDDFSDRIELKGRGFSVDLTEASSGFQSLVPLYIVSQFLANRVRKKGNNSKEPMSSEELERFKKGIEEIYTNEDFSEEQKRAAISVLTSRFNKTAFINIVEEPEQNLFPASQWQMLQSLLKFNNMSPGNKLIMTTHSPYIINFLSIAIQGFELKRKIEQSGKSDKLLSRLKNVISLDALIPSEDSVVYQLDEHKGTIQKLSSPEGIPSDRNYLNDMLREGNILFDTLLEIEEEI